ACCCAGTCGCAGGCCTGGACGACCTATCTGCTGCCGGGTCTGGCCGACACGCTGAAGGCCGCGGCCCTGGCCATGGTGATAGCTCTTCCCTTGGGCGCGTTCTTCGGTATCGCACGCATGTCCGACCACCGCTGGGTTCGGCTTCCGGCCGCCTGGGTCGTCGAGTTCTTCCGGGCGATCCCGGTCCTGCTGCTGATGCTGTTCGCCAACGAGTTCTACAACCGGTGGACGGACGTCAGCAGTGAGCAGCGGCCTCTGTACGCGGTCGTCACCGGTCTCGTTCTCTACAACGCGTCCGTCCTCGCCGAGGTCGTACGGGCCGGCATCCTCTCCCTGCCCAAGGGGCAGTCGGAAGCCGCCATGGCGATCGGCCTGCGCAAGGGCCAGACGATGCGGACCATCCTGCTGCCGCAGGCCGTCACCGCGATGCTGCCGGCCATCGTCAGCCAGCTCGTGGTCATCGTGAAGGACACCGCGCTGGGCGGCGTGATGATCGGGTTCACCGAGCTGCTCAACGCGCGCCAGACCCTGGCGGCCTTCTACGCCAACGTCATCCCCAGCTTCATCGTGGTGGCGATCATCTACATCGTCCTCAACTTCATCCTCACCAGCTTCGCGAGCTGGCTGGAGAAGCGGCTGCGGCGCAGCAAGCGGGGCACGGGTGCCGTGCTCAGCGCCGAGGACATGGAGGAGCTGAACCCGGCGGCGGTGGGTGGCAGCTTCGGGACCGGCGGCGAGGGCGGCGGCCTCCCAGGCAGTAGGACCTACACCTGACGTACAGTCAAGCAGCATGAGCGACACGGAGGGCAGTGGCATGATCGCCACTGCCCTCCGTCACTTGACGCAAGCACCGGCAATGGGTTGCATACGTTCTGTGATCGTGCACCCTGCTCCAACTTTCTGTTCACTCGCGTTCCTGGGGACACCGCTGCGGGCAGGGGGCGCCGCGCCGTGGACCCGGTGATCATCGTCGGAGCGGGGCCCGTCGGGCTCACGCTCGCCCTGGCACTGGCCCGCCAGGAAGTCCCCTGCGTCGTCCTCGACGAGGGCCCCGGCAAGGACGAACCCCGTCTCGCACGCTCCGTCGTGCTGCGCGAGGACACCACCGCCCTCATCGAACGTCTGACCGGTGTGCCGCTCGGCGAGGCCGGGACCCACTGGGCCGGATGGCGGTCGGTACGGCGCAAGCAGGTGATGCGCGAGGTCACGTTCGACGACGCCGCCGAAGACCCCGAGAACCTCGGCGCCCCGAACCCCGCTCCCCTGCACATCGCCCAGCACGTCCTGACCGGCGCCCTGCGTGCGGCACTCGCCGGCGAGCCGCTCGTCAAGATCGCCGTGGAGAGCCGCCTGGACGCCATAGAGCAGGAGACCTCGGGCGTCACGGTCCACACCCGCGGCCCGAAGGGCACCTGGTGGCGCGGCAGTTATGTGGTCGGCTGCGACGGTCCGCGCTCCACCGTCCGCAAGCTCATGGACATCCGCTTCCCCGGCCGTACGGCGGTCGAACGACACGCCGTGGCCGCGCTGCGCGTGGAACTTCCGTGGGAGGGCCAGGCGTTGCTCCATCGGATGCCGCCGTGGCGGACGTCCGGAGCCTCGGGCGGGGAGGTCACCGGACGACCGCTCCCGGAGGGGGTGTGGCGCCTGGACTGGCTGCTGCCACCGGGCAAGGACCTGGTCACACCCGAGCTGCTCGTGGGGCACGTCCGCGAGACGCTGGCCGGCTGGTCCGAGGGACCGGCACCGTCGTACGAGCTCCTCGACACCGGGGTTCACACGGTCCACCACCGCCTGGCGCGCCGCTGGCGCGTGGGCCGCGTCTTCATCGCCGGGGACGCGGCGCACTGCCTCGGCGCACTCGGCACGCACGGCCTCGACGAGGGCCTGCGCGACGCCGACAACCTCGCCTGGAAGCTGGCGCCGGCCTGGCACCAGGGGCCTCGCGAGGGGCTGCTCGACAGCTACCAGACCGAGCGGCGCGCGGTCGTCGCCGCCCGGTTGCGCGCCGCCGACCAAGCGCTGCCGTTGCTGCGCACGGGCAGCGGGCTGCGCTCGTACGTCCGCGGCTCCGCCCGGGGCCTGGACGCCCTTCTGACGGACGGCCACCTGGGGCAGGGAGCGATCGGTTCGCCCGGCACGTACGCCGAGTCGCCGCTCGCGCCCAAGGAACTGGAGGGCGAGGTCCCGGTGGACACGCCGCGCGGTGCGCCGGTCGCGGACGTACGGGTCACCGCGGAGGACGGTTCCTTCGTCCAGTTGCGGGATCGGCTCGGGCGCGGCGCCATGCTGGTCCTGCTGATCGCGCCGGGCACGGGCGTTTGGGAGCGCAAGCACTGGGCGACCGCCGGGATCATGCCCCGGCTCGCGGCCGCGGTGACGGCACTGCCGTATCCGGCCGAGCTGCTCGTCGCCGAGAGCTATCCGGGCGCGGCCGCACACACGGTCCTGCTGGTACGGCCCGACGGTCATCTGGTGACGGCACTGAGCGGCGTACGGCCCGCGGACCTGTACACGGCGGCCGAGACGGCACTGGGCGGACCGGCCAAGGCGAGCGCGGAAGAGGAGGAGGCGAGCGCGAAGGCGGGCTCGCGCTGAGTCCGGTCATCGCCCCGGGGTCCGACCGTCAGGGGCTGCTTGGCCGAGGGCCTGCCCGTCCGACGCCTGCCCGTCCGACACCTGCCCGCCCGACGCCTGCCCGTCCAAGCCTCGTCCGCCCGACGCCTGCCCGTCCAAGCCTCGTCCGCCCGACGCCTGCCCGTCCAAGCCTCGTCCGCCCGACGCCTGCCCGTCCAAGCTTCGTCCGCCCGACGCCTGCCCGTCCTGAG
The DNA window shown above is from Streptomyces chartreusis and carries:
- a CDS encoding amino acid ABC transporter permease, which translates into the protein MSSVLYDSPGPRAKRRNVVISVVFFALLALLAWFVWDTLDEKGQLEWALWKPFTQSQAWTTYLLPGLADTLKAAALAMVIALPLGAFFGIARMSDHRWVRLPAAWVVEFFRAIPVLLLMLFANEFYNRWTDVSSEQRPLYAVVTGLVLYNASVLAEVVRAGILSLPKGQSEAAMAIGLRKGQTMRTILLPQAVTAMLPAIVSQLVVIVKDTALGGVMIGFTELLNARQTLAAFYANVIPSFIVVAIIYIVLNFILTSFASWLEKRLRRSKRGTGAVLSAEDMEELNPAAVGGSFGTGGEGGGLPGSRTYT
- a CDS encoding FAD-dependent monooxygenase; translated protein: MDPVIIVGAGPVGLTLALALARQEVPCVVLDEGPGKDEPRLARSVVLREDTTALIERLTGVPLGEAGTHWAGWRSVRRKQVMREVTFDDAAEDPENLGAPNPAPLHIAQHVLTGALRAALAGEPLVKIAVESRLDAIEQETSGVTVHTRGPKGTWWRGSYVVGCDGPRSTVRKLMDIRFPGRTAVERHAVAALRVELPWEGQALLHRMPPWRTSGASGGEVTGRPLPEGVWRLDWLLPPGKDLVTPELLVGHVRETLAGWSEGPAPSYELLDTGVHTVHHRLARRWRVGRVFIAGDAAHCLGALGTHGLDEGLRDADNLAWKLAPAWHQGPREGLLDSYQTERRAVVAARLRAADQALPLLRTGSGLRSYVRGSARGLDALLTDGHLGQGAIGSPGTYAESPLAPKELEGEVPVDTPRGAPVADVRVTAEDGSFVQLRDRLGRGAMLVLLIAPGTGVWERKHWATAGIMPRLAAAVTALPYPAELLVAESYPGAAAHTVLLVRPDGHLVTALSGVRPADLYTAAETALGGPAKASAEEEEASAKAGSR